One genomic segment of Candidatus Effluviviaceae Genus I sp. includes these proteins:
- a CDS encoding DUF3857 and transglutaminase domain-containing protein has translation MRHALLILTALAVTAVAVAPAAGEWTDQSVQKLIAKAPPDDAYPGAAAVFLRLEDTVEVAADGSMRALRNSLTKVLTLRGREKYSNRTFLYNSDEAALSVLKGVTTRSTGRSVEVEKDAVNDVTPAFLQGATMYANVLEKVISFPVAGPGATMELQLEETRRAASDGSFSGIEFLGMDDPVLDAVFTLRYPPGMPEPKTAALPGAVSGVRIERKTKRDEMSFSTKGFPGLVPEENMPPAGELYPRVIYTSYGSWNQAAAFFASAFFPHVQTDGPVADRVAQATAGLAGREDKVRALFLDAATSVRSVHLNLGVGGYEPNDASVVLTNRYGDTRDKAVLLVSMLRAAGIDAWPAAVAAERASADVSAVLGNVPTLRLFDRILVAVADGPAYRFLDPMLDDVAYGFLRYGPGNTALVVKDDGTGERVAVPPPAPEESAARRFLNASVRPDGSAVVTASCDLTGYFDRKARRLLKDAPASDVQKVFDSAANALSSGARHVSHSMSDLRDLTAPVRVEQTIDAPDFAVAQGDMMIVRVPPFPHDFAASGVAPTLAERKFPFDHPCELDSSLEVTLAVPAGYQVVSLPKPVSVSTAVADFRLACEWDQARSAVVWRQEITVRSRRIGVADYAAFKAGHDAVTAPKNRLILLEKTG, from the coding sequence ATGAGACACGCGCTCCTCATCCTGACAGCGCTTGCGGTGACGGCCGTGGCCGTCGCTCCGGCGGCCGGCGAGTGGACCGACCAGTCCGTGCAGAAGCTCATCGCGAAGGCGCCTCCCGACGACGCCTACCCGGGCGCCGCGGCCGTCTTCCTCAGACTCGAGGACACCGTCGAGGTCGCCGCGGATGGCTCGATGCGCGCGCTCAGGAACTCGCTCACGAAGGTGCTCACGCTCCGCGGGCGCGAGAAGTACAGCAACCGGACCTTCCTCTACAACAGCGACGAGGCCGCGCTGTCCGTCCTCAAGGGCGTGACGACGAGGTCCACGGGCAGGTCCGTCGAGGTCGAGAAGGACGCGGTGAACGACGTCACGCCGGCGTTCCTCCAGGGCGCGACGATGTACGCCAACGTGCTCGAGAAGGTCATCTCCTTCCCCGTGGCGGGCCCGGGCGCGACCATGGAGCTTCAACTTGAGGAGACCAGGCGCGCCGCGAGCGACGGGAGCTTCTCGGGCATCGAGTTCCTCGGGATGGACGACCCCGTGCTGGACGCCGTCTTCACGCTGCGGTATCCCCCGGGGATGCCGGAGCCGAAGACCGCGGCGCTTCCAGGCGCAGTGAGCGGGGTCCGGATCGAGAGGAAGACGAAGCGCGACGAGATGTCGTTCTCGACGAAGGGCTTCCCTGGCCTCGTCCCCGAGGAGAACATGCCGCCGGCCGGCGAGCTGTACCCGCGGGTCATCTACACGAGCTACGGGTCGTGGAACCAGGCGGCGGCGTTCTTCGCGAGCGCGTTCTTCCCGCACGTCCAGACCGACGGTCCCGTCGCCGACCGGGTCGCGCAGGCCACCGCCGGCCTCGCGGGCCGCGAGGACAAGGTCCGCGCGCTCTTCCTCGACGCGGCGACGAGCGTCCGGAGCGTGCACCTCAACCTCGGCGTCGGCGGCTACGAGCCCAACGACGCCTCCGTCGTCCTCACCAACAGGTACGGCGACACGCGCGACAAGGCGGTGCTCCTCGTGAGCATGCTGCGCGCCGCCGGTATCGACGCGTGGCCGGCGGCGGTCGCGGCCGAGCGGGCATCGGCCGACGTCTCGGCCGTGCTGGGGAACGTCCCCACGCTGCGCTTGTTCGATCGCATCCTCGTCGCCGTCGCGGACGGCCCGGCCTATCGCTTCCTCGACCCGATGCTCGACGACGTCGCCTACGGGTTCCTCCGCTACGGCCCGGGGAACACGGCCCTGGTCGTCAAGGACGACGGCACGGGCGAGCGTGTTGCCGTTCCGCCGCCCGCGCCGGAGGAGAGCGCCGCCCGCCGTTTCCTGAACGCCTCGGTCCGGCCGGACGGCTCGGCCGTCGTGACGGCGTCGTGCGATCTCACCGGCTACTTCGACCGCAAGGCGCGGAGACTCCTCAAGGACGCTCCTGCGTCGGACGTCCAGAAGGTCTTCGACTCCGCGGCGAACGCGCTGTCGTCCGGCGCGAGGCACGTCTCCCACTCGATGTCCGACCTCCGGGACCTCACCGCGCCCGTCCGCGTGGAGCAGACGATCGACGCGCCGGACTTCGCGGTCGCGCAGGGAGACATGATGATCGTGCGCGTGCCGCCGTTCCCGCACGACTTCGCCGCGTCCGGAGTCGCGCCCACGCTCGCGGAGCGCAAGTTCCCGTTCGACCACCCGTGCGAGCTCGACAGCAGCCTCGAGGTCACGCTCGCCGTGCCGGCGGGCTACCAGGTCGTCAGTCTGCCCAAGCCGGTGTCCGTGAGCACGGCCGTGGCCGACTTCCGGCTCGCATGCGAGTGGGACCAGGCCCGGAGCGCCGTTGTGTGGCGCCAGGAGATCACGGTACGCTCGCGGAGGATAGGCGTCGCCGACTACGCCGCATTCAAGGCAGGG